The Hippopotamus amphibius kiboko isolate mHipAmp2 chromosome 16, mHipAmp2.hap2, whole genome shotgun sequence genomic interval GGCAGACAGACTAACAGGACTTAGAGATGGGGAGAAAGCTGACTCCAGGGTGTTCCCCACAGCGTGAAGGAGTGAGGAAGTGCTCTTCTCCCAGAGGGGGGCATCCAGAAGGAGGATCCCGTTGTGGGGGGAATGGAGACGGTGAGTCCATTCGACCAAGCTGAGTCTGAGTTGTCTGAGGGACATGCTGGTGGTGTGGGTGGTTCTGGAGGGCAGCCCGGGCTGGAGAGAGATTCGGGGTTATTGAGGACATGGAGAGATGGCTCAGGCaggggcagcagagagaagggggCCTGGACTGGATGACATCAGCGTTCCTGGGATGAGCCCAGGCTGCCCACCAAGGAGGCTGATGGGGAACAActgcagaagaggaggaaaactcAGAGAACATCCTGGGAGACAGCGATGCAAGAAAAGAGGGATGGAAGGTGCCCAGAGCCACCTTGGAGGGCTGAGAGGTGCCCAGTGGGTAGGGCAGGCAGGCTGGAAGCCAGCCTGGCAAGGCCTGATGAGAGAGGGTGAGGGAGGTGGACAGAGCAGAAACAGCAGCGTGGACCACTCTGGATGGGCCTTgaaggagagaagacagagaagtgaGGTAAAAGAGCCAGAAGAGACTTCAGCAGGGGGGATGCCCCCTAGAGAGGGATCATTGGCAGAGGTGGGAGAAGCCGGATGGGGGGGACCTTTGACCCAAGGAGGAAGAGCCTCTCTGTCCTTTTAGGGGCCGAGAGGAGGGGGCTGTGGGGCTTggggcaggacagggagggagtgCCCGCTGACAGCTTCTCTTTTCACTGCAAACTCTGACATTAGGTCACCTGCCGAGAGTGAGGGGCTTAGAGGCTGGAAGAGGGTGAAGAGGGGATCCAGAGCGTTGGCCAGACAGTGTTGGGACACTCTTCCGGGGTGCTGAGGAGCCCCACCAGCAGTGCCCTGCTGGGTCactcagagaaggaagagatggcAATCAGGGCAGGGCCTTAGGGGCCGGGGTGAGGATCTGCAGCCCAGGCCCCGCTGAATGGGGAAGGAAGTACGAGATGCCCCGAGGGGCTGCTAGTGGCAGTCAGCACAAGCCACAAGGAGGGAGCCTGTGGCAGGTTGGGGACAGAGAGGGGCATGTGTCTCACTTATTTTGAAGGGGATGTGGCCCATGAACAGCGGAGCTCCAAGGCGCATGTCAGGGGACACCTCACCACACTGCACCCCCACTGTCTAGACACCGGCTTATTTCCATCCTACTACCAGTGCGTGCATGTATTCACCAAACCCACACCAGTGTTTGCCTTTGGACTTCTGGGTGCTGTATCTGGATCAATTGCAGGGCTTAACTTTGCTgagcctctctttcctcttcagtaAATGTCTGTAACTGCCCTCAAGTCTGTGGAGAGGATAGTTCACACAGGCATGGTGCCTGACCTGTAGCCAGTCCTCCATAAATGTCGCGGTTACTGTCATCATGTGCTGGGACAGAGACCAGGaaccagcccctgctctccgcaaacTCACAGTCTGGGGTGAGGATGGGAAAGACACAGGGACACAGATAAACGGTACAGTGAGTTTGGCTAGTGGCGACACGGGCGGGGCTGACCACCTGGCCCGTGGGGCTCTTGGAGAAGATGATATCTCAGATAAGTTTTAAGGATGGGAAGAGTTAGCCCAGTGCAGGAAGAGGCTGGGAGGGGACTCCCGATGGCAGGGCCAGCATGGAAACGTGCAGCATTCCGGGGGTAGAGAGAGTAGGAGAAGCCATTCGGTGTGTGAGAGGGGACCTGAAGGTCAGGGACAGCGGATCACGGTTTCAGATCAGCTGCGGCTGCTGCAGCGTGAAGGGCCTCACGGCGGGGAGTCTGGAGACCAGTGGGGAAGCGGTTGCAGGTCCTTGCTCACCATTCCAGCCTCACTGGGGCTCCTGCAGGCGAccattctctcctctcccacctttGCCCATGCTCTTCCGTCTGCCGGTTACGTCCTTCCCATGGCTGAGCTTAAGGATGTGGACGGATGGTGGCCACCTCCTAATAATGGTTGTGTCCTTGCACAGGTTGGAGGAGGCGTCCCCCGCCCCGTGGCCGGGAGAGCAGCGGGTAGCAGTGGCCATCACGCACCCTGGTATCACGTCCGCCATGCGTGCCCCGCGCCGCCTCTGAGTCCAGGAGTTCCAGCCCAGGGCCCGCGAGCCTGCCCGCCCCCGCGGCCACACCATGAGCCACGGGCCGAGCCCCCGGCTGGCCGAGTCCCCGCAGCTGTCCAAGGGCAGCCTCCTGACCATCCTGGGCAGCCCGTCGCCCGAGCGCATGGGGCCAGCCGACTCGCTGCCGCCCACGCCGCCCAGCGGCACGCCCTCGCCGGGGCCGCCCCCCGCGCTGCCGCTGCCGCCGGCGCCCGCGCTGCTGGCCGACGGGGACTGGGAGAGCCGCGAGGAGCTGCGGCTGCGGGAGCTGGAggaggcgcgcgcgcgcgcggcgcAGATGGAGAAGACCATGCGCTGGTGGTCGGACTGCACAGCCAACTGGCGCGAGAAGTGGAGCAAAGTGCGCGCCGAGCGCAACCGCGCGCGCGAGGAGGTGCGCCAGCTGCGCCAGCGCCTCGACGCGCTCACCAAGGAGCTGGCGGGCGCGCGGCGCGAGCGCCAGGAGGCGCAGGGCGAGTGCGAGGCGCGGGGCCGAGAGCTGGCGCGGCTGCGGGGCGCCCGGGGGGACACGGACAGGCCGCCCGACGGTCCCGAGGCCGAGCCAGAGAGGGAGCAGGAGCCGGTGCGCGACGTGGGGTCAGAGAGACCCCAGAGCAGCCAGGTgcgcggcggggggcggggccgctgGGCGGGGCCTTCGCGCTGCGGTCCGGAAGTGGGAGGGGCTGATTGACGCGGCAGAAGACTGGCGCAGAAAAAGGGGTAGTTAAGGACCGGCCCGAAGGGAGGTCTCACTCCTTCGGGGGAGTGGGCTCTCTCCTCCAGGGCCCCAGGTTACCTCCCTTCCAGAGACCCCCCCAGGGAAGAGAATCTCTGGTTCTGGTGGTCCCTCCACTCCCACACCAAGAGTCATCAACAGAACCAAGAAATCATCCTCTTTGAGCAGGAGCAGGTTCTAAGAACTTACCTGGAAGACATCCATTAGTAGCAGAGCTGAATCCATTCATTCTTTACATTTGAAATTAGGGGAAGGGGTAAACATTTATAACAGGTGTCAATCAAAGCTGAGGGGTGGAGGATTATCAGGGcaatgggagcacagaggaggtcCCAGATCCAGGCTTTGAGGAAGGAGCTGCACAGAAGCTTTTCTGGAAGTAGTCCCATTTAAGCTGAGACTGGGAGGGTGCGGAGAAGTTGGCTGTGAAAACTGCAGGAGTGCATTCCAAGTAATGAAAGCTCTGTGCAAAAACTGAGAGGCTGAGAGTGGCTGGTGAGTTTAGGAAACAGCGTCCATGGTTCGGTGGGCACCTCCACAGAGTGCTAGGCTCTGCATTTGCATTATCTAGTTAATTCTCAGAGCAGCCCCAGGAAGTATTTGCTTTACAAGCGAGAACACCGAGGTGTTGAGAGGTTAAGTACCAATGGCTCCCAGCTGGTGACTGCAGTAGACAGGAGTTGACCCAGGTGAACTCCAGAGCCCATGGTGATAGGAATCAGTGTGTCTGGAACGTTCATGGTGTGTGCAGAGGGCAGCCTCCCCTGAACCAGCAAGCCTGTCGCCTGAAGGCCATCTAGGGACAGAGTCCAGGCTCAGGTTGCTCCCAGCTCCATCCGCAATCAGGCCAGCTTCTCTAGGTGAGATTCTTAGcggtcccctcccctctcctgcctgtgGGCTAGAGTGGGCACTGCTGCCTCCTGGTGGCAGAAGCCCCTCTTCCGCAGGCCTGCTTGGTGTTTGCAGGTGGTGTTCATGGCTCGTCGTGGGGGCAGAGGCTGAGAGCCCCTGTCTACCCACCAGCCTCGTGGCACTATTCCTGTTCTCTCCTTCTGGTTGTGAGTCACAGTCGAGGGGGCGACAGGTACAGCGATGGGAGCTCTGGGGTTGCACTCTGGCTGTGCTCTCCAGCCCAGCCATGTCTTCTGGGACCCACAGCAAgtgccttcttccctccctgtttcctcatttgtgaattGGAGCTTTGGACCAGGTGGCATCAGAGGCCTCCACTCAGACAGTCTGAGATACAGGGGGAGTAGGATCTCAGTCCTCAGGGAGTCCTCAGGGCCACTGTCTCAGTCTGGATAGGAAAACCAAGGGCCTGTCAGGGAAGGGGCTGGCCCAGACTCATCTGGAAAGGCTGTTGGAGAAGTCAGGCTGGAACAGAGGCCATGGGTATCTTGGGTCTGTGGTCAGAGGCAGGCCAGGGGGCAGGCAAggacagagaggaaagggagcctggcagggaggaaggggcctCGGCGATGTGTTAATAATCCCTCACTGCTTTCTGCTTGGGAGTTGGTTCTGCTCTCAGAAACCGCCTTCGTGTGTATCTTTTACCATGTCACTTACCACGTATCAGGGAATTGCACCTGAGAAATGGCATCTTGGAGCCAGAATTCCTTTTTAGGGGATCTAGTCCTTATCTGTTGTAGGAATCCCTGCTTCTACATTCATTCACACCAGTGTCCCACCAAATGTTTGCATACTTCCAGCAACAGGGAGCTTACCACCCATTTTGAAGAATCTTCTAGGATTCAAGGAATCTTAGTGGCTAACTCTGTGCAGTTCCAGGCAGCAAAGGGGAGAGTGTGTCCTCCAGGGATGGAGAGGCAGgcagcagaagaggaaactgaggtccagaaggactgtgtgacttgcccaaagttaccCACCAAGCTGATTCCAGGCCCTGAGCCTGGGAGAGGGCGTGATGCAGGCCAGGAAGGTGAAGACTCAGCAAGCACTGGTCCAGCCTCTGCCTTGGTCCCCACAGGAGCTGGAGTTGGTGGAGAGCCTACTCAAGAGCAGACCAGAGGAGCCCGAGGGCTGCTGGGAGGCACGCAGCGTGGGGACTGGGACCCCACGGGGTAGCTCAGGCCGCCAGGAACGCAGCCGGCTGCCCTGGGAGGACACCGCCACCATTGAGGAAGACGCCTCCAAGTTGACTGCCCTGCGGCTACGGCTGGATGAGTCCCAGAAGGTGCTACTCAAGGAGCGAGAGTGAGTCccgggaggcaggcaggggctggggtggggggcggccagGCCATGCCAGGGCATCCCCAGAATCACAGAACGAAAATCTGTGTCACAGAAGGTGACACTCACTGAAGGGGAATGGTAATATTTGAGTCTTGGAACTTTAGAACAGTGGTGCTCTGCCCCAGGACCCAATGtgaggttttttaaattaatttagatAATACGTCTGGGGCATCTgggcaggcactgtgcttggcagTGAGGATACAGCCATCAATAAGACCAGAAATCCCTGCCTTCGTGGGGGGAGAGTGCTGTGGgcaaaaataaaagcagggaaggagggataGGGAGACTGGGGGGTTGCAGCTGGAAATTTGGCTTTGGACGTGTTGAGTTTGATTTGCCAGGGAGGGCATCTGGGAACGTCAGGGAGTCTGGAGTTCGTGAGACGAGTCTGGGCTGAAGGTAAAAATGCAGGAGTCATCGGCAAATGGATGATACTGAAAGCCGTGAGCTGGGGTGAGAGTGGATAGGGAGGAGGTCAGAAGATGGGACCCTGGAGATGACCAAGTTTAGAATcagaggaagagggaagcagCAAAGGAGACAGGAGAAGTGAGCCAGGCAGGGGGCAGAGAAACCAGGAGAAACTGTTTCACAGAAGAGGGAGTGATCAGCTGGTCAAGTAGGAAGAGGACTGAGTGCTGACCAGTGCATTTAGAACGTGGAGGTCACCAGTGACCTTGATCAGGGCACAAGCCTGATTATGGTGAATATTTTATAACACTCCGCTTTCCGttcagaaattaaacacaaagataGTATAACtcacacacagaaatcttttaaaaatgaacatagtACCCTTGTGGTGATAGAGGCAGAGATCAAGGTGATgtgtctataagccaaggaacgCCTGAAATTGCCAGccaaccaccagaagccaggggaGAGACATAGAACAGGTTTCCTCTCACACCCCTCATGTGAAACAAACCCTGCCAACACTTTGGTCTTGGACAtggagcctccagaactgtgagacaatacgtTTCTGtttaagcaaaacaaacaaaaatcaacctCCTGTACTAactgaaatgtaaagaaatactAGACTGTCAGAATGGGAGACCAGCGCGGTGTGGGGGTGGCCGTGAAGCGCTGTGCGCTGGGGCCAGGCACCATGCTTGTTACGCACGGTGCCTCCTTCATGTTCAGGGCAGAGTGCGGGCTGGGGGTCATGAGAGCACATGGGACTCCCACCCAGTGATGGTGACAGGAAGGGACCCCCTCCTTCAAAGAGTCACTGCACAGTGTTTTCCAGCTTTTCCAACTGCAAAGCTGTATTCAAACCAAGTCTACATAAAACAGGAAGGAATGGGAGTCTCTTTTAGCAGATGAGCCCAGTGCCCTGGAGGCCCGGTCATTTCCCACACTGGGAGCTGGGCACCTGCGGTTGTGTGGAGGGCGGAGTTCCAGGAGAGATGCAAAACCAGGGTGCCAGCCACAGAGTGGGGTGCCAGGGCCTTGAATGCAGAGGCGGGCACTTTGGACATATGTTTGACAGGTGCAGACTGCAGGACTCAACAGAGGGCCCCAGTGGGCTCACCCACgtgtctcccctccctctcccctccccagggatAAAATGGCACTGAGCAGGAACATCGAGAAGCTGGAGGGAGAGCTCAGCCAGTGGAAGATCAAGTATGAGGAGCTGAGCAAGACCAAGCAGGAGATGCTCAAACAAGTGAGTCCTGGAGACCatgggggcttcctggaggaagcagtACTGCGCTGTCGAATTTCAGCAGTGGGAatgggagaaagaagggaattcGTTCATTCACTGTCAAGCACCAGCCATGTGCCATGCAGTGTTCTGAGTGCTGGGGCAGGTGATGTCCTTAGCTTCCAGACTCACATTGGCGGGGGGCCATGGTGAGGGAGACCAACAGTAACCAGGTAGATAAATTCAGAAGGTGTGAAAGAGTCAAAATACAATCAGAGAGATGAAGTGGGTCACAGAAGGCCCTCTCTAAGAGGGTGACCTTTGAGGCAAGACCCCAAGTGATTAGAAGAAGCCACCCTTGAGAAGAAGTGGGGCAGAGCAGAAGgcacagcaaatgcaaaggtcctgaggctaGAGCAAGCCTAGTGTGTTCAAGAAATAGAGGCCAgtgtgtattgtatgtcaattgtatctcagtcaaagttcttaaaaaaaaaaaatagaggccagtgtggctggagggaaCTAAGGGAGAGATGAGATTGCAAGGGGAGCTGAACCCCACAGGCCTCGTAGACCGAGACAAAGGGAAGGAGTCTGGATGTTCACTGGGCACATAGCGGGTGTGAGATCTTGCTGGAGCCTCGCGGCAGCCAAGGAAGCTGGGTCCTGATGTCCCCgtgttacaaatgaggaaactgaggctccagcaGGCAGAGAGGACCGTCTGGCGACTCAGGGCAGGCAGGGGTCAGGCTGGGCTTTCCTTACTGCTTCCTGTGCAGGCCCTGATGGCCACCAGGGGGCGCAGCCACCCAGGGAAAGCTGGGCTGAATCCCTGCTTTTCCAGAAGGCGGGAGGATCACAGACTTCACAGCCTGAAACTGCCCTGGAAGACTGGACTGGTCTTTAAGTAGAATCTCTTTAAGGAATCTCCTAAATTAGAGCTTTCCAGACCCCACCCTCACGCTCCTGAGTCAGCATCTTTTGTGGGTTGGGTCCAAGaatctgtcttttaaattttttcaaattgtgTAATCATTTGAAGAAAAGTGAGTAAGGTACAACTGTGCAGttttatagatatataattataaagGTTCTCATTTGTATCtggctttttttcctccaacaTTATATATTGAAGTCTCCACCATGCCATTGCAAAGAGCATTCACCTGGCAGTTTTccctgctgtacaacagaaaatCTGCACTATTTTAAAAGcatctcaggtgattctgatgtgacCAACCCCACACCCACAGGCAGACCCAGATTCAGACCCACTGGGTATGTTCAGCCACTGTTCACTGCCTGTGCCCAGGCCATACAGGGATACGAAGGTGGGCAGGACAGACAGACACGCTGTCTATCCTCCTGAGCTCACGTTCTTGGGAGAGGGGGTTGGAGAAGTACCCCTTCTAGGCAGGGAGGACAGGAGAGGCCTCCCTGAGGAGGGGGCATTTAGGCCAAGACCTGAGAATGAGAAAAGGCGGTCCTTCAAGATACCTCGGAGCAAGGGCACCAGGCGGAGGGAACTGCACGTGTGAAGGCTGCAGTAGACAGGACTAGAGAGGAGGCTGCAGTGCCCGGAGCACAGAGCActcagaggagggaggtgggagatgcGGTTGAGGAGAGATGGTCAGGGGTCCAATCATGCAGGGCTTTGTAGGACCATAAGGAGGGGCCAGTTTTTATCTTAAAGAACCTGGGAATGGGATATGATTgggtttctcttttttatttatttctttttttaaatttatttttggctgcattgggtctgtgttgctgtgctcaggctttctctagttgcggtgagcaggggctactttttgttgtggtgcgcaggcttctcactgcagtggcttctcttgttgcggagctcgggctctaggtgcacaggcttcagtagttgtggcacatgggttcaatagttgtgactcgtgggctctagagcacaggctcagtagttgtggcacacgggcttagttgctccaaagcatgtgagatcttcctggaccagagcttaaACCCTTGtccccctcattggcaggtggattcttaaccactgcgccaccagggaagtcccttgtttttttatttttttggctacgcctcacagcttgcaggatcttagtttcccagctgggcattgaacccatgccccctgcagtggaagcgccgtgtcctaaccactggaccgccagggaattcccctgggtttatcttttttaaaagctccccctGGGCTGTTGTTGTGGAAAACGGGCAGATGGAGTGGGGCGGGGTGGCCAAGAGGACACTGGGAAGCTAGATGGTAATGAGGTAGGAGATGAGAGATGTCAGAAGAGGCAGACGTCAGATTCAGGGTCTGTTCTGGTTACCCAGTGGCCCATGTGGGCCCCACCTCAGACTCCTTGCTGAGCCCTCCTGCACCAGCACCTACCCCAAGAGCTGGTGGTCCTCACCTCACCAGGCTGTGCCCTGTCACGCAGCTCAGCATCCTGAAGGAGGCCCACCAGGACGAGCTGGGCCGCATGTCCGAAGACCTGGAGGACGAGCTGGGTGCGCGCTCCAGCATggacaggaagatggcagagcTGAGGGGTGAGGTGAGACCaccagcagggcctgggagggccgGGGGTTTGGGGGGCCAGGAGCCCTGCCTCCATCAGTCGTTCACTCAGAAGAGGGCAGGAACCAGGCCTGTCCGCTGAAGGGGAACCAGCCAAACCCTGGGGGTGCTCCCATCTGCAGGGGGCAGGCCTGTCTCCCACACAGAGACCAGAAGTGCCCTCACATGCTGCACCCCGTGAAATAAGCCCAGGTTAATTATAGCTGCTGCAGCTGGACCTGCTTCCTGGAGCCAAAAACGGCTGCAGGAGGAGGTAGGGAGGGGGAGCCGCCAGCTCAGGCCCTTCCGTGCCCCCTCCCTGTGGACCTCTCCCCCGTCCCGCCCCCTTGCAGATGGAGCGGCTGCAGGCGGAGAACGCAGCTGAGTGGGGTCGCCGCGAGCGGCTGGAGACGGAAAAGCTGGGCCTGGAGCGTGAGAACAAGAAGCTGCGGGCGCAGGTCGGGGACCTGGAGGAGGCGCTGGCCCGGCGACGGAGGCAGACAGCCAGCGCGCTGGACTGCGACCTGCGGGCCAGCCAGGCCGCGCTCTTCGAGAAGAGCAAGGTGGGGCAGTGGGCGGCacacccagggctggggcagagcaCCTCCTGTGTGTCCAGCTCCAACCCGCCCGCCCAGGGACCCTTGAAGTAACAACTACGGAGAGAGGTGGCGGTTGCCCCACATCCCCCAGCAGCAGCTCTGGCCAGGCTCGGTGATCGCATCGTAGCTGCGTTTATGGGGTACCActgtgggccaggccctgtgctgctgCTTTTTGTGCAGGATATCACTTAATCCTCTCAACAGCCCTTTTACTGACCccaaaaatgtttactgagcaccagcTGTGTGTAGGCCTtgttctgggtgctggggacGCAGCCGTGAACAGACAGGGATGTCTCAGGGCGATGCAGACGTTGCTTCCTCCCTCATACATTCACGCTGGTCACACAGCTCGCGGCTgtggtgggaagagggaagagggaataCCAGGGGACCTGGCTcaggcctgggtcctggggagGCTTCCCTGAGGCAGTGCCGTTTGAGCCCAGGTCTCCAGGGAAAGCAGACGTGGACTGGTGGTGAACTGCTTCTGGGAGAGAATTTGGAAATAACGTGAATGAACCTCCCATGGTGACAGGGACATGGAGCTTCAGAGGAGCAGGGAGGCCCGTGTGGCTGGAGGGGAGTGGGTAAGAGGGACGTGGTAGATGAGGAGGAGCTCAGGGCCACCTTTAAAGAGTAAGAGGTGCAAGCAGGTGGTGGTTCTGAGCGCTCACTGGAGCTGTGTGGAAGGCGGATAGGAAGGCAGGCTGGTGGGGAGTCTGTCGCCATTTCCTGTGGCAGCGGGAGATGAAGGAGGCCAGGACCAGGCTGAGGTTGGTGGAGATGGAACAAAGAGGATGGATTCAGGAGACCTTTAGGTAGTGCCTACCCCGCATGTcatagatgtgaaaactgaggctcagagaaatcaCAGAGCTCAGGGGTGGGCAGCTCCTCTCCTGGCTGCTCATCCTCTTCCCAGACACTCTGGCTTCTGATCTCGTTTCTTCTGACACCCACTCCCCAGCTTAGCTCTTCCCCAGACCCAGGGCTTTAATGCCATTTACACGCCAAAGAGTCCCGACTTCATCCCTCCCCAGGAAATGTGACTCAACTCAGGTAGCCTACCAGCCACCTCCACGTCATCTCCAGCAGGCACCTCAGAGTTGCATGTTCAGAATGGAGCCACCAATCCCACCCACCTCTTCCCTCATTGCCCCCCAGGCCTTCTCACCTCACTAGACGGCACCGGCACCGCTAGcctccagctgctcagccagCTCTAGTGCTGGTATTTCAGAGAGATTCTGGGGAGGAGGGACACCAGCACCCCTAGAACTGCTTGATCTCATGGACTCCCTGGCCAGAGCCCTCCCCCCATCTCTGCTCCCCTGCAGGAGCTGGCAGACCTGAAGCACGTGCACGGCAAGCTGAAGAAGCAGTTCCAGGAGAAGGTGGCAGAGCTGGCACACGCCAACCGGCGGGTGGAACAGCACGAGGCAGAGGTGAAGAAGCTGCGGCTGCGGGTGGAGGAGCTCAAGAAGGAGCTGGCCCAGGCTGAGGACGAGGTGAGCGCCTGCTGGGGCCCAAAGCGCAGCCTGCAGACCTCAGCTGGGGTGGGTGGAAGTGGGGCTGCAGGGCCCTTCCATGTCAGTCCATGCTGGGTCCACAGTGCCTGACATGAGCCCGCCTCTCAGGAGGCAGCCAGGAtagagtgggtgggtgggtgacaGGTGGTGTGTGGGTAGGAGGATGGGAAGAAAAATGGACAAGGTGCATGAGTGGTTGAATAGAttaatggatggatgagtgggtgggtggatatGGAGTTGGTTAAGTAGAAGGACAGAAGGATAGCGccatggatggatgaacagaCGGATGAGGGAACAGGTAGACAGAtggatgggagagggagagaggacagaTGGATGAGATGTAACAACAAATGTCTTATGGGTGattggatggttggatggatggttggtcagatgggtggatggatggatggatggatggaaagatggatgACTGAGTGGATAGTGGAAAGATGGACAGACAACTGACTGGGTCAGTGGGTGGAAGAATGAAtggacagagggagagaaggacagAAAGATGGATAGATGGGAAGATAGGTATGGAAGAATGGAAGGACACGAGGGTAGGGTGAatgggtggctgaatggattaatgCATGATGAGTGGTTAGGTGGGTATCTCCGTGGGCAGATGGATATTTCCACAGATGAATGGTCAGATGGACGGATTCATTGGAATAGATGGGTAGGTGGGTTGATGGGTGGATCGGTAGCTTGGGGCGTTGGAGGATGGGTAGATTTGGAAGGGAGGGGcaacaggaaagaagaggagcaaaagggatgtttccctggaggaggtgggcctTGGTCTAGGCCTCCAAGGAGAGCCAGGAGTTGCTCTCCGGGAAGGTCATACTCACAGAGGCACAGCAGGAGTCCTAAGCAGAGGGCAGGCCAGGCTGGCCCAGCCCAAGGTGATCCCCATGCTCTTGGCCCCGCTCACCTCCCCAGCTGGACGAGGCCCACAACCAGGCGCGTAAGCTGCAGCGGTCGCTGGACGAGCAGACAGAGCAGAGCGAGAACCTGCAGGTGCAGCTGGAGCACGTGCAGTCCAGGTGGGCCCAGCGTGTAGCCCGTGGGGAGAGGACCGCGGGCTGGGGCAGGCAGACAGGGCAGAGACACTTCCAGCCCAGGGAAGCCAAGGGTCGGGGGTCAGGGTTGAAGGCCCgagtggggctggaggggaagacagaaaaggaagagatctGGACGCCCTGGGGCCAG includes:
- the CCDC102A gene encoding coiled-coil domain-containing protein 102A, with translation MSHGPSPRLAESPQLSKGSLLTILGSPSPERMGPADSLPPTPPSGTPSPGPPPALPLPPAPALLADGDWESREELRLRELEEARARAAQMEKTMRWWSDCTANWREKWSKVRAERNRAREEVRQLRQRLDALTKELAGARRERQEAQGECEARGRELARLRGARGDTDRPPDGPEAEPEREQEPVRDVGSERPQSSQELELVESLLKSRPEEPEGCWEARSVGTGTPRGSSGRQERSRLPWEDTATIEEDASKLTALRLRLDESQKVLLKEREDKMALSRNIEKLEGELSQWKIKYEELSKTKQEMLKQLSILKEAHQDELGRMSEDLEDELGARSSMDRKMAELRGEMERLQAENAAEWGRRERLETEKLGLERENKKLRAQVGDLEEALARRRRQTASALDCDLRASQAALFEKSKELADLKHVHGKLKKQFQEKVAELAHANRRVEQHEAEVKKLRLRVEELKKELAQAEDELDEAHNQARKLQRSLDEQTEQSENLQVQLEHVQSRLRRQQQNAPLFGKIRNTRFSAEEAGDGASDLDEDEDLQIQVA